The nucleotide sequence gaaattaaggaaaaaattaaaatatcggAACGACTACAACTAACAGGTTACAACCTGTTCAAAATATCGATCTCGAGGCACCGACTAGCTAACGGGTGATCTAACGAAACGGTTCTCCGAGTTCGTAAAAACCTAAATTGATAGGGGAATCACCGGCTAGAACGAGTTACGACTTGCAATATTTGTAGAATCGGTGTTATATACCGGCGGTGCTCCAGTTAATAGGTATAGTCGTGTGACACTGTGAGTTGTGGCTAGCCTGTGCTCTGGAGGTTTTTGTGTGCGCGTCAAATAATTTGTCATTagcagaaaaattaaataggaTATTTGAAAATGCAATGTCTACGTCCACCAGCACGAGAGCAATATCACCACCTCAAATTGGaacatcaacaaaaaattcattaattacaATAATCAAAGACGCCCTTTTCGAGAAAGGCGGTTGTCGAGGCAAGAATCTTCAACTATGCTACGAGTATTTGCTAACCATATCGCTCACGACTGTACAATCGGAATGGGCGTTTACTATTGCCGGTTTTTTTGCAACGAAAATACGCTTGGTATTAGGAGATAAATCTTTAAACGCACTTTTAGCACTaaaccatattttaaaaaataaattttttttttaatttcctattttgtgattttttttatgtttctctcattctatataaatttcttttattcaaTTGGTGAACTCCTACAGTAACACTAAAGTAAAAAACCCAAAGTACGTTTTTAactgttttttaaatatttttttgcaaacgTATTTTGATTTCGGGACTATTTTCGGGAATTCGGGACCTTTGGTCCAAGTACCGGGAATTAGAATTTAGTCCCGAATCccgaaaacatttttagtcCCGGGAATTGGACACCCTAGTTGGGTTGGTTTTACTATTAACAACTTTATGGAACaagtaatctcggccgacttcgaagacgtcggccgccccaagttgtattcgtgatataagaaataatctcgactgatttcgaagacgtcggctgCCCAAACTATCGTTAATGACACTACTTggagcggccgacgtcttcgaagtcgccCGAGATGATTTCTTACATCACGAACAAtatttggggcggccgacgtcttcaaaatcggccgagattacttcTTATGTCACGGACaatacttgggttgggttgggttgagttgcgTTGGGTTGGTTTTACTATTAACCACTTAAGCATCTCGAACGAGACCCTCTCGCGCATCAAATGCCTTCCGATTTGCGCTATCCCGAGAAAAACCCTCGCATTAAGTGGTTAACAACTTTATGGAACaagtaatctcggccgacttcgaagacgtcggccgcccaaaGTATCGTTAATGACACCACTTggtgcggccgacgtcttcgaagtcgccCGAGATGATTTCTTACATCACAAACAATATTTGGgccggccgacgtcttcgaagtcggccgagattacttcttatgtcacgaacaatacttgggttgggttggttttaCAATTAACGACTTTATGGAATAGATAATTTTGGTCCAAAGTGTCGTTAATGACACTACTTggtgcggccgacgtcttctttaattaacaatataTTAAAGATGAGTTAAATATTTACCTGTAACATTCTAGATGACAGTGGTTTGACGTTTAACTTTGTAGCAGCACATTCAAAAATACGCAAGAAGAGATTCAAATAGCTGTAAATGGTGACAGGTTGGGCTCGGGGCTCGATGTCCAATTTTTTCCGTATAATATCACACATTCGTTCCATATCGTTGATCGAACACTTCGTTTGCGAGACgctgataaaaatatttgggTCAGCGGGTTGCTTGTGAATTTCGCACGAGATGTAGAGACAACTGATGGAAACGCAAGACAGGTACTTTTCCTGGACATTCATCTTGCTCAAGAATCGGTCGAGCAGAGTCACGGCCGTAAAGAAAGCCTCGGATGGGAGGCCCAAATAGAATTTGAGGAACCGGAGATTGCGAACTGCGATTTCTCGCGCGGCAATCGCGCCTCCATCCAAGGCTTGCAAATCTATAGAGTGTTTCTCTTCTAAACCGAGAGCTTTTTGCAACTCGGCGGCGATTTGCTTTACGTTAGCATCCGGCACGGGCCGGCTCCGTCTTTTGCCCTTACGACTCATCTCGGCTACAAACAgcgtttatttatttccttCGACGGTCAGTCAGTTTTCCATACTTCGTACTGATTTGCAAAAAACAGGAGCAGGCCCTATCtgggtaaaaaaaatttattagatatttaatattccaagtttaaataaaatatttcataagaTTATAGAATGATGCAATAAAAtgtcgaaattaaaaaaaaatgtgttgtaaaccaggataaattaaataaataaaccgaAATAGGGCATTTTAGTACTACGCATTTTGTAAAGCCTCAAGGATTAGATTGTTAGCCGATCGTTTTATCAAACCGAAACAACAAACAATAATCCTTTGTTagaagttacaaaaaaacttacaCATCAAAAAACCCGTCTTatctaaattttaatacaatattaaCTTACCCGGAtgctttaaatttgaaaatatgattgCACTTCTCTAGTTAAGTTACTTGTTTCTCCTGCGAAGTAGGAAAAAAAGATGAATAACACTTGCAAACAAGTCGACTCGTTGAAGTATCGTATAAAACTGTTCCTAGTGCTATCTTACGCAACCGTTATATTCTCGAAGCATAGAGGCCTTCTACATAAAGGCCAATTTCGCGTACTCACGTTTCGAGATCGTATCAATAGAGGACACCAATAACAAGAACGCAAAAACGTTTTAATCCTTTTACTTTATTACTGAACGAATCGTACCGAATGAAAGGTTTTAAAGATAACGTCCACTTATatcaatgaatttttgaacacGATTCAACTCGATTCCGGAATACCCATAATCTAGAAATTTCTACGGACAGGTTCTGACAGGTTAAGACTTGTTCGTATCCAAATATACCTGGAACGtgaataattatgtatattatctttgtagttttaaataaaagatggcgctagtttgaattatttgaattatgtcgaacaatttattgtattgtttGTTGTATCACGAAGTTGCTATATTcatatttaaagttattatatatttattgttatataataagtattgttcgtgatataaCTTGAGGCGAAATTGTTAATAGTATGTCGGTGCCCCCAAGTTATATTTATGAATACAACTACTCACGAATACAACTTGGGGCTGtacaaacaataaaatgaGCTATAAAGTTGAAAAGTCTTGGACACCCTTAATCGTTACTAGGTACTTACTAACTACAAAAAGGATGTTAGATCTTGATTAGATGAATTAGTTTGGAAGAGTATCTGTTGGAAGGTACACCTCTACTCGAAACTCTGCATACCCCAAGTATCACGAATAATACTCatgtcggccgagattatttctttccATATAAGGACCAATAAAGGATACCATGAACAATAATCTTGGCCGCTCTAAATAtgacgaacaatacttagggcaGCCAACATCTTCGAAgacggccgagattatttgttccataaagttattaatagtaaaaccaacccaacccaagtattgttcgtgatataagaagTAATCTCGGTCGACTTCGGaaacgtcggccgccctaaatATTATTCATGATATTAGAAATCATcccggccgacttcgaagacgtcggccgcaccAAGTAGTGTCATTAACGATACtttgggcggccgacgtcttcgaagtcggccgagattacttcttatatcacgaataatacttgggttgggttggttttactattaacaactttaccaacccaacccaatctgCCACAATATGATAAACAATGCTTaggtcggccgagattatttcttatatcacgaatACAAGTTGGAGcagccgacgtcttcgaagtcggccgagattacttGTTCCATAAAGTTGTTATTGtaaaaccaacccaacccaagtattattcgtgatataagagtaatctcggccgacttcgaagacgtcggccgccccaaatattgttcgtgatataagaaatcatctcggccgacttcgaacaCGTCGCCCACACCAAGTAGTATCATTAACGATACtttgggcggccgacgtcttcgaagtcggccgagattatttcttatatcacgaatacaacttggggcggccgacgtcttcgaagtcggccgagattacttgttccataaagttgttaatgataaaaccaacccaacccaatacagcccaacccaatccaagtattgttcgtgatataagaagtattctcggccgacttcgaagacgtcggccgcaccAAGTAGTGTCATTAACGATAGTTTGGGcagccgacgtcttcgaaatcagccgagattatttcttatatcacgaatacaacttggggcggccgacgtcttcgaagtcggccgagattacttgttccataaagttgttaatagtaaaaccaacccaacccaagcattattcgtgatataagagtaatctcggccgacttcgaagacgtcggccgccccaaataTTGTTCGTGATGTAAGAAATCATCTCGggcgacttcgaagacgtcggccggtCCAAGTAGTGTCATTAACGATAATTTGAGCAGCCGACCTCTTCGAAATcagccgagattatttcttatatcacgaatacaacttggggcggccgacgtcttcgaagtcggccgagattacttgttccataaagttgttaatgataaaaccaacccaacccaatacagcccaacccaacccaagtattgttcgtgatataagaagtattctcggccgacttcgaagacgtcggccgcaccAAGTAGTGTCATTAATGATACTTTAggcggccgacatcttcgaagtcaGCCGAGATTTTTGcattatttttctcgatatttaagcatccgagagcaaaaatgatctTAATGAACTTAATTATTctataagtttttttgtagtataGTCCGAATAtcgaatattttatcataaaaaattgattaatatatCTTAATTATGTTCTTAATTTCTTACCTTTGTTTGCTGCGTAGACGTCGTCTGAgatatttcttccataaacttcAAGCAAGGTAGACTTGGTTTCACGTTCCGAATCCTGAATAATATcaaattttcctatttttctcgatatttacgcatctgtgagcaaaagtgaaagaaggATCTAATTAAGGTTTGgattagaagaaaaaaaaagaaatataatagTGAAATTGCTACATTTCCAATACatcaaattgtttaacaaattcaaataaacatttacaataaattcaaatatacAACCATTAACCTAGTGTATTAACCATTGTACATAActgtaacaataaaaaaaaacaatacaatttGGGTTGTTAAAGTACATTTTAAAGACTATGAAAGTATTTAACAATTGGTAATAAAAAGTACGATTAATAAACGGtttcaaaatgtgtttttttcctatttcacaacataaatctaaaaataagtttgtctttttttgaaaaaattttcttaaaaagcaaaaaatgagatattttttaagatcgatttatttttatcttcttttaGTACAACGCCAAGAGTTTTTTTTGAGTATtcttataaaaagaattttttaagataaagaGATTCATTTAAGTTTTACTGAGAACTACAACAACAACTCCATCATCATAGAATTCCATATTCTAGATACTCTAGATACATCTATTAATAACCTACGATATATTTGGCGTTTGAAACAATGCCGACGCAGAATTCAACAACCCAATCCTTTGCTTTTGCTTCCGTTGTTCCGCCATTTGGTCTTTTAACTCCATCAATTGTTGCGATAAAGTTTGCACCAACACTTGCGTCGTTTCTAGTTGTTGCTGAAGACTGCGCAATTCAATTTGCTCGCCATCCCCTTCCACCGAAGCCAAAGACATTGCACGTTTTCGTGGAAACCATTCCAAATTCGATGCTTTTACCATCGATGATACATAACTTTCTGGACCCGTAAATTCCGTCGGATCTTTCACTTTTATCAATACTATGAAGTGAAGGTAATGCCACATGTTGTGTTCACCTTTGATATGTTGTTCAAAACTTACAGTTTTATTATCAAATGCAGAACGATTTAATCCTACAACGATAAGAACTTTTTACTATATTACAtcgatatttattaataagtacCGCAAATAAAGCAcgtattttttaatgtaagtTCCTTTTGTTGTTTTTCCGATCTTAAATCGGCGAATGTATCGATGATGACaccaaaaataagattaagtACTATAATGATGACGATAAAATAGAAAAGGAGATCGTAAATAACCCGGGCTACAAAAAGCGCTTCCGTGCTGCTCCGAGCACGCAATATATCCCCGATTCCACCTCCATTTCTCAACCCTTGGTTAAGAGTGGTCAAGATGCACATTCTCAATGAATCGCAAGCTCTCTCTTTCGTTTCACCTTTCTCCCCATCCGTTGAATTACTAACAGCTAAAATAATcgttaattattcaaaattttctaatacagcaaaataaatttgtgtgttaataaaaggctcacatcaaaatcaatcagaaataaagtttaatctaattttctaAGATGCatcaaacttaaaaaaatcacaaaaatcaaattttaccTTAACCAAAAATTGCGCAACCCTAATTACAATgtgaataatataatatacatataaataaatatatgctGTTTTTGATATTGTTTGGTTAAATACTTACGATCTTCGTCGACGTTGAGTAAGAAATCGTCCTTGAAAAACATGTAACCGATTATTGAGAACATGTAGACGAGTATTAACGCTAAAACGGCCGTTAAAACGATGGAACGTCCGTTTCTTGTTACGGAACGGATTACGTTGAGAAGAGTTTCTTCGCGATAAACAACATcgaataactaaaaaaaaataataataaattataattttatagatTTATGGTTTTGTGCTCACCAAAACAGAATAAAAGAATGGATTTATAACGATTCctaatatacaaaatataagGTAACCCATATGATATAAAAGTTCAGCATCGGTGACGATCTTATGAACAGGTTTAGTGTGCGTCCCATGATTTCCCATGATGCTAAATAAATGAATACCTTTGAGAAGCACCGTTAAAGTACCAAGAACTATCAACGTTGATTCTGGGCCGAGCGAAAATATAAGCCGTAGAATTGTAGATGCGACTAATGTCCTAATACCCGGCTCACGAGGTAGCTTAAATACTATACCCGCTGCTGTCACCATTGTTATCCAAATTATACCCGACATTGTTGATCctaattctatataaaaaagtattatttaataatattaataataataattaataatttacctGGTAATGGATTATCAAAAGGATAAAACAAAGCCATAATTAAATTGATAAGTACGGcacaattaaataatatattactCCAAAGTGACATGTAATTGCTGACCCAATACAAAATCGATTGTCCCCTAAGTTTTTTCTGCCATTTCATTTCGTTAAACATCGAATCGGTTCGTTCGAAAAATTCGCAAACTTTCGAACCTTGATCGTCTTTTTCGACGGTATTAAGTACTTTACCTTTGGTGTCTTCTGTAATGTACTCGCAAATTTCAGGAATAGGAAAAACGATACGCTCCAATGTACGATCTTGTCGGACAATTTCTATTTGAGCTGTACGTTTTTCATAAAATCTCAACGCGTCAGCCGTTTTTTGGTCCGTAGCCGGATCTGTTGGTTTTAAAAGAGCCGCTAAATCTTTGTTATGTTGGGCTAGTTGataaaataatatgtaaatgTTATGTCCGACATCGCGAGGTGAAACTCCGTTATCGCTTCCGTTATCATCGTCGTCATCGTCATCTAAAGCTTCTTGATGGAATGCTTTACAAGCGACATCGACGAGTTGTTTTGGGTTCATGTTAAACAATATTCTTTCGGCGTTTTCAGTATCTCCACGACTTTCCATGATGGCAAGTAACAATTTTGAGGCGTTATTTTTCAACTCTAAAATAAGATCCATTCGAGATTTTCCTAAAGGgttaatatcatttaaaatgagaGCGGTTATAATATCGAGGCCGTTCGATTCTTGCGTTGCTATACAATTTTGGTTTTCATGACATGGCCCTTGGCAATATTCCGTGAGCGTTTCTAACGTTTGGTTTATTAAAGCAACGTTATTTTCGTTTATGTAAAGACCTAAAAGTCCTAAACCACCGGTTGTTGAACCACAAATACAATCGAGAAATAGGAGAGTTTCGGATACTAAGTTGTAAtgagttttattattttggtttCTTAAGAGGTTTTGTAGTGATGAATTGTGGTTTTCGCAAAGTAGTTGTAAGAATCTTAGAATTGGTTGCATTATAAGTACTTTAGTTGATAAGACGTTTTGGTCGTCTTGTTCTCGGTGTCGTTCTAATTTTTCTGCTAATAAATCTTCGAATGTTGATATAGCCCCGGTTGGAACAGCCCCGTTTTCGTCTCCCGCTGTTATGTTTCTAACATGAGCGTAACTCATCCCCGTTGATTCAGCAGCCCTATTTAATTGCTCCCTTAAATCGTCGCTTATTGAAATACCATTCGTTTTATTTGGGTAttttctgtttaatttatCTGATTCTTTAGTGTCTTGTTTATCATCGTGAGCTTTTACCGTCATATCGGAGGTGTTTACAGTTACCGTTGATTTAATTTCTTGTTGGGCATCCctcattttttcataaaacacTTTAAAGAACGATTGACTAAATTCACCgcgtaataattttttatacatgcTTTTTTGTATAATCGGATTACCCCCTTCTAAAAGTGCAATCCCTAACAAAATCGCCTCCTCAAATATCGAAGGAGAATGCACTGATTTTATAACTAATTCAACCACGAGATTTGACGCGCCCTCTTTATCAAGGTGAGTTTGTACTTCGTGTAGAGTACGACCGGCTCTACTTAgtatttttgctaaaataaacactaatttattaattaattcaaaaatcggTTATTTAAGTTACCTCCAGGACCGTGCATTGATgttgaatatttaaaagtgttaatatCGAAGGTTtcgtgttttaaaataaaggaTTTTCCGAAATAACGTGCTAATAAACTATTACGTAATACTTCACCCTgcaattaaacaataaattaaataagaaataagaaatacaGTAAAAATTCGATATAATCGATCTGGTTAGAACGgacttatatttttattgaactaaaagtgcGCGGGCACTTTGCCGCCAAAGTGTAATGGACATCAAAACCATGCAAAACAAGTTTAGTCGCTTCCCGCGCAAGATGTGTTAAGACCGAATGTttgtagttttagttgttattaaGTGCTACATTGTTGTATACTTAATTCAGTATTACttttaatccgttatatcgatattttactatatttaaaattatttgaacgAATTGTAAATGAATTGTAACTAACCAAAACGAGGTTCATACATACTTACCgcttcatttttaataactttttcacCCTTTTTACGTAagcaataaatacaaaaactgTTGATCAAATAaagttcaaaataaaaatggtttaaattacCTTTTCGCCATAATCAGGATCAATAGCCATCATTTCGCGCAACGTCTTTAAAACCTTCACGCAGAGCTTATCTTCTTTCtcctctaaaagtttttcggtgtGCTTTATTAATCTACAAATGAATCCGCCGCTTTCGCATTTTTTTCGCGCCTCCGTTCCGGGTGGAAACAATAATTCCGGTCTGTATAAAACGTCGACCAGCAAAGACAACTCAGATTGGACCAACGGTTTTAATTGATCCTCCAATAATGAGACGATATCTTGCAAGCCTTCGATAATACTGCGGTCTAATCTCATTAATTGCGATTGAGAACGTTCGATTTTTGGGCTTTTTGAGGCGTGTAACCATTTACTAgtttgttttgataaaatcgtCGCTTTATTAAACATTGCTACCACTTGACTTTCTAAATCTAATGGTATTGCTATTCCTCTTTTTTTCgctatttattaaattaacaaaaataaaaacaaattatttgtaataaaagtagAATTAAGTACATACCGACTTCAGATAAAGTACGTATACAATTTTCAACATTGAATCTTTGAGACGCTGATAACCAAGGGCATTGGGTTACTCTGAAGGCGGATTGTAAAAGTTGCACAAAAATTGGTTGACGGGTCTGAAAGGCGATTTTaacgttattaataaaaaagttttaatttgttggTATTATTagggtttttttaatgaataaacgTTATTTGTTAATATATTTACGCTCAATCGGTTTCGGCTCGTCAGGATCAATTAATCGAGTTGAAATATCAACCTTATTTTTACGTTTATGGAATAAATGAAGTATTAGAGAAAAGCATggacaatttattaaaaaaatgaagataaatTTTGCACTACCGAAGCAGGAAAGAAATCGAGAAATTACTTACGTTTTGTGGAAACGGCGCGTACTTTAACGGGCCGTTTACCGAAAAAGGATCGCAGTCGTCGATTGCGGAATCGCTCCAAAAAACCCTCGCTTCATGCAGATGTTTCTACCCATCACCCAAGataaataccaaaaaaaaatgtttactggCTGTATTGATAGCTATAACTACTACTATTACTACGATTTTTACTACTCTAAATaagacaatttaaataaaaaaaaattgtgattgaaaataataattcaacaCTTGCGTGATTCACTATCAATACAACTTTTGGTTAAGAGAATGCAAAAAGcaaattaagaattaaaaaaaaatattctaaaaatattcgaaataaaaataatcatgcATTTTacccaaaaaattaaaaactcgaCAAAATTAATACCTGTACTGTAGTGCTTTGATGAGAAAATGGACTACTAAAAAACGTCGaaataatattcataacaCCATTAGTAACATAATTTTCTAAAGCCTTATCCGGATGTTTGCGATCATGAGGTGCAGTCGCAATATCGGCCATATCaacaagaaaagaattttCGAACAAACTCCACATATGATTTGAGGTGTAAATTTCCTTCATTTCAACTTCTGTATCGATGTaacaatgatttaaaaaacccACATAGGCTTCTTTCACCTCTGGAATACAATCTCGATGAGTTACCATCGCCACAATATCATCTAATGGGAGTAAACTATGACATTTTATTTCCGTATACACATTTTTGCCCATTGTACAACAAGCAAGAAGTTTTACAAGCTCAACATGGTAACGAAGAGGACTTCCTTCATCCATGCTATGACGTTCTGAACGCATCATCTCAATGAAATGATTAAATGATGCTTTATCgttataaaaaactaaaacgtcTTCACCGGCATTTATCAACtacaaacattaataattaaatttatttttttaaattaaaaaaaaagtaataccTCTTGCATAACTTTATCTTGACACTTTCGTATAAATTGATTCTCAGCTTTAACGAtagtttgtaaaaattttaaatattgcaCGTGACGCCCATGGCTTTCAATACAATGCACAAAATGTTGTATGACTTTTTCGTTGACTTCATTGCACAAAGTGTGGTTGTCTTGGAATATTGAGCAAACGGTTTGAGCTTCTCTGATCTACAAAAAGTAAGTTATATCGattttattgcaatatttAGCGACGTACCCCGGGGTTTAAAAACAAATCCAAATGTTTATACAATAATACTTGATTTTGTTGGTTTCCCAAACAaaagttttgtaaaaattcGTGTGCCAGTCGCATTAGTTCGTTCATTCTCACATCTTCTTTTTCATCGTAAGGGATTTGTAATAAATCCAAGACAACTGTGTGTACCCCAACGTTCCTGAGAAGACGTTGTTCGTGTTTTCTTGGTTTCATCGTTCCGGTAACGCCTTGAGCGCATAATTTATTCATACGaatcaaaatttgttgaatttttttgtattcatcCGCTTGATCTGGATGTAAAGGTGGCCCAACGTCTAAATTAATTGCAGAACCTTTCTTTTCAATCGAACTTAGCACAGGAGGTGATTTTCTTGGAgtaacttcttcttcttcttccttgtTCTTTTTAGTTTCAGATGCCGCGTGATCTTCCacgcattttgatttatagaCCCAAAGTTCTGATTTTTCAACTGATTGACGCAAAACATCCAAatcaactttaatttgttTGTAAGACTCA is from Onthophagus taurus isolate NC chromosome 8, IU_Otau_3.0, whole genome shotgun sequence and encodes:
- the LOC111425318 gene encoding cyclin G, producing MSRKGKRRSRPVPDANVKQIAAELQKALGLEEKHSIDLQALDGGAIAAREIAVRNLRFLKFYLGLPSEAFFTAVTLLDRFLSKMNVQEKYLSCVSISCLYISCEIHKQPADPNIFISVSQTKCSINDMERMCDIIRKKLDIEPRAQPVTIYSYLNLFLRIFECAATKLNVKPLSSRMLQKKILSRRLEVVMINHVCASVRYPLIALALIQYEIEQFLAAEVPSKSPYYSIEILRFLTVIVDLQSVCMVNAGELYTCYNNVKHVLKHYDDYKKSETKQKMRWQFSLSTLLGPRPLDSFSTNLSRISEVA